AATAAAATATTATGATCAGATAAGGAGATCGTTTCTTTTGTGTTTGCTTTTATAAAAAAAAACGGTCTGCTGTCAAAGACGTTTCTGCCTGATTTCCGGAAATAAAAGTTAAAGTTATCAACACTCTGTATTCCCTTGCGAGACGGGGGGAGACAGCCGGTCGACCGCTAACCGCCAATAAAAACGTGTTTTTTGGAACCTCTTGGGAAAACTCTTTGAAATCAGGGGGTCGGCGCCCTTGCCCCCCTTTTTCGTGGTATTTAATCGTTTTCTGAATATATCTTTTTCTCGTTATTTCTCGTTTTTCCTGATTAATGCTCATTTTTTTCTAACTACCCGTGACTGCATGGATATTTTTTTTCGCCTTTTTCTTTGATCAAATCGGCGGAAAAAAGGTTGATTTTGTTTCATTGTGTGTCTGTTGTGGCGGGGTGGATGATCGGAGTGGCAATGTGTTGGAAAAATGACGAAAAGTGAGAATTTTCAAAAGGAACTTGTTAAAAAAAGGCCATTTTGATATGATAAGAGTTGAAAAAATGACATAAGAGGTTCCGGCTGTCTTCCGCGTTTCCAGCCGGATGAAAGATTCACTTTTGGCGAAAAGAAACGGAGGTCATGATGTATTCCTGTCCGGCAAAAAAAGTAGTATCCTCGGAAGAAGCAGCCCGTTACACGTCTTATTCACTCAGTAATTTTCATAAGATCAGGCAGATTCATCGTCTTACCCGGCAACAGCGGTTTGCCGTTGATGTTGTCGGCCGAGTTCTTCCCTTTAAGACAAACAGTTACGTTGTCAATAATCTGATCAACTGGGACAATGTCCCGAATGATCCGGTCTTTATCCTTAATTTCCCCCAGGAGGAAATGCTGTTGCCGCACCATTTCGCGCAAATGGCTTCGCTTGTGCAAAACGGTGCGGCGCAAAAGGAAATCAGCGCCTGCTCAAATAAAATTCGTTTGGAATTGAATCCCCATGCCGCCGGTCAGCTTGAGCATAATCGACCGTCGTTGAACGGCAGGGTGCTGCAGGGGATGCAGCATAAATATAAGGAAACGGTTCTCTGCTTTCCCAGTCAGGGGCAGACATGCCACGCCTATTGCACCTTCTGTTTCCGCTGGCCCCAGTTCGTCGGTATTGATGAATTACGTTTTGCCATGCGGGAGGCTGATGATCTGGTGCGCTATGTGGCAACCCATCCCGAGGTAACGGATGTCATTTTCACCGGCGGCGACCCGCTGGTCATGCGGGCCGGAGTTCTTTCTTCCTACCTGCGAGCGTTGATTAACGCCGATCTGCCGCACCTGCGCACTATCCGCATCGGCACCAAGACCCTTTCCTATTGGCCGCAACGGTATGTGTGCGACAAGGATGCGGGGGAGCTGCTTGGCCTTTTTGAAGAGGTTGTTGCCGCCGGCAAACATCTGGCAATAATGGCCCACTTCAATGTGCCGCAGGAGCTGGAAACCGACATCGCGCGTCAGGCGATCAGCCACATTCGTTCGACAGGCGCGCAGATCCGCACCCAGTCGCCTCTTCTCCGTCATATTAATGATACGCCGGAGAGCTGGATGCGGCTGTGGAAGGAACAGGTCAATCTCGGCTGTATCCCGTATTATATGTTCGTTGCTCGGGATACGGGCGCCCATCACTATTTCGGCCTGCCGTTGCATCGGGCCTGGAGGATATTCCGTACCGCGTATAAGCAGGTGAGCGGCATTGCCCGCACCGTGCGGGGGCCCAGCATGTCCGCCTTGCCCGGGAAGATACAGATTCTCGGCGTTGCCGATATTTCGGATGAAAAGGTTTTTGTCCTGCAGATGCTTCAGGGCCGCAACCCTGACTGGGTTGCCCGTCCCTTCTTTGCCGCGTATGACGAGCGGGCGACCTGGCTTGATGAACTTCGGCCGGCTTGCGGCGAAGAAACTTTCTTTTTTGAGCGCGATTCGGATTATCCCCAGGGGAACAGGCTTCATCTGGTCTGATCCATGCAGGAAAGGGCGTCGCTGATTGCTGCGGCCAGTTGATGAACGGTGTAGGGTTTGCGCAGAAAGCCTGATGCGCCTCGTTCAATGGCCCGGTGCACCTCGTCGCCGGGTGAAAAGCCGCTGGTCAAAAGCGCTTTCTGGCCGGGGTGCAGTGTGAGGATTTCTTCATAGGTTTCCCGGCCGCCCATGCCGGGAGGCATGATCATATCGAGCAGCACAAGGTCGATCGTGTTGCCTTTCATAAATGCGACCGCCTCTTCGCCGCTCGCGACCGCCCGAGGAGCGTACCCGAGACGGGTGAGCATGCTTGTCGCAATCATCCGCTGCTGTTCGTCGTCATCCACCACCAGAACGTTTTCGCCATGTCCGATGGCGAGACTTTGCTTTTCCGTCTGGGAGGGAGGCCGGCTGGTGGAATCCGTGCTTGCCGGCAGTTGGATTTCAAAGGTCGTGCCCCCTGGGCTGCTCGCTACCTCCACCGTGCCCCCATGCTCCTGGACGACGTTCCATACCACGGCAAGCCCGAGTCCGGTGCCGCTTCTTCCCATGATTTTACTGGAATAAAATGGTTCGAAGATCCTTTCCAGATCCTCACGTTCTATTCCCGGTCCATTGTCGCTGATTCGAAGATGAATTCTGGCTGAACAGCCCTGGTCACGGGAGGAATCCACTGATGTTGAAATGCAGATCGTCCCCGGACCGTTAATGGCTTCGACGGCATTGGTGACGAGATTCATCAGTGCCTTGGTGATCTGTACCGGCGAACCGGACAGGACGGCTGCTTGCTCTGTCAGGTCGGTGCGGATGGAAATTGCCGGATAACGGTTGCTGAGTTGGCTGAATTCCGGAGAACCCAGGTATTGCTCGATGATGCGGTTCAGATCAACGGGTTCCTTTCTTTGGGCAATGCCGCGGGCCACGGTGAGCAGGTCGTCGACAATGGCCGCCGCCCTGTTGCCGGCCTGCTTGATGGTGGTCAGCGGTCTGCGCATGGGGCTGTCTTCCGGCTGGTCAAGCAGAAGCATGTCCGGGTAGGAGACGATGCCGGCCAGGATGTTGTTCAGGTCATGGGCAACGCCGCCCGCCATCATGCCGATGGCCTCCATTTTTTGAGCGCGATGCAGGCGGGCTTGCACTTCCTGCCGTTCCATTTGCGCCATCTTCCGCTCGGTTATGTCAAAAACAAGAACATGAAACGCCTTGCGGTCATTGTCCCAGTTAATGACCTGGCCGTGGATTTCATACCATTTGTCCTCGGCCTTCCTCTCGCAGGTATAGCCGCCGCCGGGTTGATCGGCATCAAGGAGAAACCGTCTGTCAATGCAGCAGGAACAGACTCCTTCATGGTCGTTCTCTCCGAAAATTTCAAAACATTTCCTGCCGACAATATCGCCGAAACGTTCACGGGCAAAGCGATTGATGAACAGGATTTCATGGGTGAGAAAATCCGATACATAAACGATATTGTCCAGTCCATCCACGATGCCGGCAAAGCGGCGATAGGCGTTGGTGAGGGATTCCTTGGAACGCTGTAGTTCCGCCATGGCCTCCTGCTTTCGGTAAACAGCGGCGGCAAACAGCAGCACGGCCATGATGGTGCCGATAATCAGGAAGGTTTCCATCTGTTGGTATTGCCTTTGCTTGGCGTCGGCAAGGTTTTCGAAACTGGAGAGGCGCTGCCTGCTGTTGAAAAAGAGCTGGTTGGCGTTTTCGTGCATGCGGATAAAGCTGGGCGAGGCGTTTTTCAGAAAACCCTTGATAGCCTTGATTGATCCTGTCCAGACTGCGTCGTAGGCTTTTTCCTGATGCTTGTCCCGGGTTTTGCTCAATTCGAGCAAGATGGCCGTTTTTTCCGCTATGTCGGCCAGTTTCGGGCGCAGGTCGATGATTTCGAGAATGTATGTTTCCTTGCGGTTCGGCTGATAATGGAGGGTGGTGACCATTTCATCCCGCTCCGGCAGGTTGAGCGGCATGTGGAAATCAATGGTGCCGCCCTTTTCAATGATGTGCAGTGAATGGTTGACCTGGGCAAGAAGGGCGAGAATCTCATCGCGCAGCAGTTGCTGGGTTCCCGGATCGGTCGAGGTGGGCAGGCGATAAAAAAGGGCCTCGACCTGGCGCAGATCGGAGATGATCATTTCGCCGATGGCAATGCGGTTATGCTCATTTTCCGCCTGGGTTTCCAGCTTGGCCTTCAGGTTGATAAAGAGACTGTGCTGCAGGAGCAACAGGCTGAAACCGGCGAGAAAGATGGCCAGCAGGGCGTAGAGTCCTTTGCCGGATAGGGAGGAGGCGCTCATGGCGTGGCCTTTTTTTACTTGAAACCGTGGTCGGCAAAGATCTTCTTGCCCTGTTCCGAACCGGCCAGGTCGAGAAAGCTGCGGGCAATGTCCGGGTATGGCGAGAATGTCAGCAGACCGAGGATCAGCTTATGGGGCGGCGCCATGTCTTCATCGAGCTGCAGCGCCTCCATGAACGGTTTGTTTTCTTCCCAGAGGGAGGTGGCGTACCAGTTGAGGACGAGGTCCGCCTTTTGTTCCTTCAGGGCCTGGACCATTCCTTTGGAGTCGGCGGTCAGGTAAAGGGCATTTTCCAGCGCTTGCTGGTAAATGGCGATTCTGCTCAGGATACGTTCCGTTTCTTTGCCGATGCTGCCGTTTTCAGCTGAACCGAGGACAACCCGGTATTTCTTGTCGAGCAGATTGTTGACATCGGCTGTGATGCTCAGGGGATTGCCCTTCTGGACAATGAGCGCGGCGCGGTTATAACCGACATGGACGGTTTCTTTCACCCAGCCTTTTTCCATGCAGGTTTTCATGTAAGATTCCGAGCCGGCAAGGAAAAGGTCGCCGACCATGTTGGCTTCGATGCTCCGCAGCAGAGCCCCTGAGCCCTGTTTGGTTATTTTTATTGTGCAGTTGTGTTTTTGCTCGATGATCTGAGCTATTTCCTGCATGGGACGGATCATGGTGATGCCGCAATAGATCAGCAGTTCTTTTCTGGGCGCCGCCTCTTCCGCGTTCCGGCAGCCGGCTGTCAGAAGCATGGATAACAAAGTGAAATAAAAAATAATTTTTCTCATGGGAAGCCTGGGTTGAGCTGTAAAGGAAACGGGCATCATTTCGTTCAGCACGTTTCCCCTATGATAGGGGCAAATGAACGGATATGTAAATATCCTTATAGCATGAAATTTATGAAAAAAGGTGGGAAAATGCAAGATGAGTCGGGGGGATGGGAAGGATAATTTTTTGCATTGAGCGAAGGGCGGTATTACCATTTAGAAAAAGAGACGGGGGAAGCGTTGTCGGAAAACCGCTAAATGCATCATTATGGTAACCCGGGCCTTTTTGCCGCTGACCAGGTGAAGTGGAAAATTTTTATTGAGCGATGGCGTAAGGAGACGCAATGGATATCAAAGGTAAAAAAATAGAGGAACATCTCATCAGCCGGGAGCCTTTTTATCTGCCCCAGAAAAACGAATTGACCGTGGCCATGGTTGCTTACGCCAACGGACTTCCCCTTTTGCTGAAAGGCCCCACCGGCAGCGGGAAAACCAGATTCATGCAGTTTCTGGCCTGGAAGCTGAAACGGCCCCTGATTACCGTTTCCTGTCATGATGATCTGTCCACCAGCGATCTGGTGGGGCGCTACCTGATCCGGGGAGGGGAGACGTTCTGGGTTGACGGGCCCATGACGCTGGCGGTGCGGCACGGCGCCATCTGCTATCTCGATGAGGTGGTGGAGGCGCGCAAGGACACCACCGTCGTCATCCACCCCCTGGCGGACGACCGGCGGCAGCTTGCCATTGAAAAACGAGGGGAGCTGCTGGACGCACCGCCTGAGTTCATGCTGGCCGTTTCCTATAACCCCGGGTATCAGTCGGTGCTCAAAGACATGAAACAGTCGACCAGGCAGCGTTTTGTCGCCCTTGAGCTCAATTATCCGCCTGCGGAACTGGAAACGAAAATCGTCGTCCGGGAGGCGGGGGTGGATGAAAAAACGGCGGCTGCATTGGTGCGTATCGCGGCAATGACTCGCGGCCTGAAGGATTCGGGCTTGCAGGAGGGGGCGAGTACCAGGCTGTTGGTGCATGCCGGTCTGCTCATCCGGGACGGTATCGTCCCCCGCGATGCCTGCGATGTGACCATAACCCAGGCGCTCACCGATGATGAAGAGCTGGCCGGTGCCATCAATGAAATGATCAGTTCCGTTTTGTGAGTCCGGCTTATGGATAAGAGGGTTGCGGCAAGATTACAGAGGGTCATCCCGGAGCATGAACTGAACTCATGGGAACGGGAGCAGCTGCTGGAACAGCTGTCGGCTTATGACCCGCAGCGGCAGGAGGCTGTGCTGGTTCAGGTCGGGATTTTGTGGCCGGTCAGCCATTCCCTCTGTTTCGCGTTTCTGGAGCAGCTTGAGGCCGGACTCGCCTGTCTTGATGCACAGCAGCTGCCGGAATGGGTCAAGGGGATCCTGGCGGCCTACGAGGCGGATGGACTCCGCGCCGCCCGGCTTTACATGGCTGATGTTGAGAACAATTTTCTCTGCCGCTTGCGGGGAGAAAACGGTCTGACCTTTGCCGAGGCCCAGGGAAGGCTTCTGCCCTATCTGCGGGGGCTTGCCGGCAGGAACCTGCAGCTTGCGACCGGGGAAGAGGCGGCCACTGATACCGAGACCATCTTTCTGCCCCGGGAGGTGACTTTTTTCCAGAACAGAGACGATAACTTCCGGGTATTCAAGCTTCTCGCTTCTTTCCAATGGGCCTTTATTCATCAGGATCTCTATTGCCACCGGCACGACACGGCAAACGCTCTTGCCGCGGGCTTCGCGGCAGGGGATGCATCCTTGGAACAGGCGGATGTGCTGGAATTATTCCTCAAACAATTTCCCCACCGGCAACTGGCAGGGGATATTTATCATCTGCTGCAGAGCGTGCGGGCCTCGTTTTTTCTGCAGTCCCATCTGCCGGGGCTGATGCGTGATGCCCGGCCTTTTTTTGCCTTGCAGCTGGAAGATCTGTCCCGGCTGCCGTTGCCCGAGGGTGCCGCAGCTTCCCTGCATGCGGTTCGCCTGTGGCTGCTTGCCCGTCTGGCGGGTGGGCAATGTTCGAGCAGGAGTGCTGCGGCGGCGCGGCTGATTGCCCGTTTGCCGGATGGGATGACTTCCATGGCGGAAGTTTTTTCCCTCACCGCTGAATTTTACGAACTGCTCCGGCCGGCGGCAAAGGACTATGACCCGCTCCCCCCCCTGGTTTTTCAGGGGACGTTGCAGACGCAGGCCGCGCACCGGGCACGTCTTGCCCGCCGGGAGGCGCGAAAGCAGAAGTTTATCGAGGGCCTGGCGGCAATTCTCCCCCCGGAGTCCGGAAAAAAGAAGCAAACAACAGAGGATCAGCCGGAAAAGAGACAGCCCGCGGCTAATGTTCTCGAGGGGGGAGCAAATGTTTCCCCCATGCAGCCCCAGGGCGGCAAGGACGAAGACGAGGAAAAGCAGATTGCCGGGGAACCCCGTTTTATCTGCCTTGATGATGAAAAGCTTGCGTTGCCGGAGGAATTGAAGAACCTGGCCCGTGAAATCGAGGACGATCTCGGCGGGCTCCCCGCTTTTTATATTGCCAGCGCCGGTATGAAGGCCGGCAGCCGGGGGAAAAGTCCCCTGGCTGCTTTTGAGTCCGAGGATGGATCTGCCCTGCGGGGGGAATTGCTCTATGACGAGTGGGATTATCGCAGACAGGGTTTTCGCAAAGACTGGTGCCGCCTGATCCGCAAAAAACTGCACCCGGTCAAGGGAACCTTTGTCAACAACACCATGGACACCTATCGCGGCCAGATCATCCAGCTGAAGCGGCAATTTGAGATGATGCAGACCCGGCACCGCTTCGTCAAAAGGCAGCGGGACGGCGATGAAATTGATGTGGATGCCCTGATCGAGGCCCATGCCGATGTCAAGGCCGGTCATGTGCCGTCCGAACGGTTATTTGTTCGGCTGCTGCGGGACGAACGGGACATCGCCGCCCTGTTTCTGGTGGATATGTCGTCCTCGACGGAAGGCTGGGTGGGAACGGCCCTGAAGGAGTCACTGGTGCTGCTCAGCGAGGCGTTGGAATCCCTGGGCGACCGTTATGCCATCCACGGGTTTTCCGGCATGCGCCGAACCCGCAGCGAGGTGTATCATGTCAAGGGCTTTGATGAACCCTATTCGGATGAGATAAAAGGGCGCATTGCCGCCATCGCCCCCATTGATTATACCCGCATGGGACCGCCCATCCGGCATTTCACCGCCGAGCTTGCCGAAGTCGATGCCAAGGTGCGCCTTTTGATACTGCTGACCGACGGCAAACCGGAGGATTATGATGACTACAAAGGCGAATACGCCATTGAGGATACGCGCCACGCGCTTCTTGAGGCCAAGGCGGCGGGTATCCATCCGTTTTGCATCACCATTGACCGGGAGGCGCAGGATTACATGGCCCATATGTTCGGCAAAATCAACTACACCTTTATTGACGACGTGCGCAAGCTTCCCCTGCGGGTCCCGGAAATTTATCGGGCCATCACCAGTTGAACTCTGCTTACGTGCCTGGATCGACCAGGTAATCCTTCAGCTTTTCCAGCAGCGATTCGGGTAAATCCTCGCCATAAAGGAAGGCCTGGGCCTCTTCGCCGGTTATCTGCTGTTTGACGTCAATCGGCAGAGAGCGAAGTATCGCCATTCTCTGCGGATCCGGTTTGCCCTTGGGGTGGTTTTTGGTATCCATTTGAGCCTCTTGCAAAATGACGAGAGGTTTTATATGGAGATTATTTTCTCATAATATATTGAAATAATTGAACTTCATGGCATTTCCCGGTATAGTTTTGTATCCAGCAAAACAAACCAGGAGGATGCCATGAAGCTCGCGGATAAAATATCATGGTTGATGGGTTATGTCCAAAGAAGTCTGTTTCCCCATCTGAACCAATGTTTGAAAACATCGCTTACCGAGCAGGAAGAGCGACTGGTATCAATTCTGGAGATTCTCCAGATTGAGCAGTATGTTCCAAGGAGCGGGACTCGCTATCGCTGGCCAGGGCGTAATCCTCTTGACCGGAAGGCCATGGCCCGGTCGTTCGTGGCGAAGGCGCTCTATCGCCATCCGACGACCAGTGATTTGATCCGCGCCTTGCGGTCAGCAGAGAACCTGCGGCGCATATGTGGGTTCGTGGCTTCCGGAGATATTCCGTCGGAGTCAACATTCTCGCGGGCCTTCGCCGAATTTGCCGCCGGCGGGCTTGGCAGCCGGGTTCACGATGCGCTGGTGGAGGGATACCTTGCGGGAGAGCTTGTCGGTCACATAAGCCGGGATTCCACGGCCATTACCGGTCGCGAGAAACCGGCGAAAAAGGTGGCCGAAGAGCCGAGGAAGCCCCGCAAGAGAGGGCGGCCGGCCAAGGGTGAGCAGCGGGAGCCTGTCGTCGAGAAGCGGCTTGACCGTCAAGTCCGGTTGACTGCGGAGGAAGCTATCCGTGAGCTGCCGGTCACCTGCGACCGTGGAACCAAGAAGAATGCCAAGGGATACAAAACGTCCTGGAATGGCTACAAGCTGCATTTGGACACAAACGATGCGGGGCTGCCGATCAGTGCCCTTGTCACCTCTGCTTC
This region of Desulfobulbaceae bacterium DB1 genomic DNA includes:
- a CDS encoding lysine 2,3-aminomutase; the protein is MYSCPAKKVVSSEEAARYTSYSLSNFHKIRQIHRLTRQQRFAVDVVGRVLPFKTNSYVVNNLINWDNVPNDPVFILNFPQEEMLLPHHFAQMASLVQNGAAQKEISACSNKIRLELNPHAAGQLEHNRPSLNGRVLQGMQHKYKETVLCFPSQGQTCHAYCTFCFRWPQFVGIDELRFAMREADDLVRYVATHPEVTDVIFTGGDPLVMRAGVLSSYLRALINADLPHLRTIRIGTKTLSYWPQRYVCDKDAGELLGLFEEVVAAGKHLAIMAHFNVPQELETDIARQAISHIRSTGAQIRTQSPLLRHINDTPESWMRLWKEQVNLGCIPYYMFVARDTGAHHYFGLPLHRAWRIFRTAYKQVSGIARTVRGPSMSALPGKIQILGVADISDEKVFVLQMLQGRNPDWVARPFFAAYDERATWLDELRPACGEETFFFERDSDYPQGNRLHLV
- a CDS encoding AAA family ATPase, producing MDIKGKKIEEHLISREPFYLPQKNELTVAMVAYANGLPLLLKGPTGSGKTRFMQFLAWKLKRPLITVSCHDDLSTSDLVGRYLIRGGETFWVDGPMTLAVRHGAICYLDEVVEARKDTTVVIHPLADDRRQLAIEKRGELLDAPPEFMLAVSYNPGYQSVLKDMKQSTRQRFVALELNYPPAELETKIVVREAGVDEKTAAALVRIAAMTRGLKDSGLQEGASTRLLVHAGLLIRDGIVPRDACDVTITQALTDDEELAGAINEMISSVL